In Arthrobacter citreus, a genomic segment contains:
- the pdhA gene encoding pyruvate dehydrogenase (acetyl-transferring) E1 component subunit alpha produces the protein MRTDVSLHTPVRPPHDAGATAAGPYVQLVRPDGSRVASSYDHWVDDVDPDQLRSLYEDMVVIRRIDTEATALQRQGQLGLWPPLLGQEAAQIGSARTLRPSDFVFGSYRENGVAWCRGVDPESLMRVWRGNAAAGWDPFTVNMAPTQVIIGAQALHAAGYGMGVVADGTDDAVITYFGDGATSQGDVNEAMVFAASFHTPVIFFCSNNQWAISEPVGLQAQVPIANRAPGFGIPSVRVDGNDVLAVMAVTREALDRARSGGGPSFIEAVTYRMGPHTTADDPTRYRDAAELEEWRAKDPISRVEALLRAEGLFTDEFAEAVTARANAVAAELRASCIGMEPPAALDVFAHVYAEPNSWLENQRDEYSRYLAVYGTEEDEPHPVHVHGTDPVGSEEEGNTP, from the coding sequence ATGCGTACCGACGTGTCTCTGCATACTCCTGTTCGACCCCCTCACGACGCCGGCGCCACCGCTGCCGGCCCCTACGTCCAGCTGGTCCGTCCCGACGGTTCCCGCGTGGCATCCTCCTACGACCACTGGGTGGACGACGTCGACCCGGACCAATTGCGCAGCCTCTACGAGGACATGGTGGTGATCCGCCGGATCGACACCGAGGCCACCGCGCTGCAGCGCCAGGGACAGCTCGGCCTGTGGCCGCCGCTGCTGGGCCAGGAAGCCGCGCAGATCGGCTCCGCCCGCACCCTGCGGCCCAGCGACTTTGTCTTCGGCAGCTACCGGGAAAACGGCGTGGCCTGGTGCCGCGGCGTCGATCCCGAGTCCCTGATGCGGGTCTGGCGCGGCAACGCGGCGGCCGGCTGGGACCCCTTCACCGTTAATATGGCTCCCACCCAGGTCATCATCGGCGCCCAGGCACTGCACGCCGCCGGCTACGGCATGGGTGTGGTCGCTGACGGAACCGACGACGCCGTCATCACCTACTTTGGCGACGGCGCCACCAGCCAGGGCGACGTGAATGAGGCCATGGTCTTCGCCGCCAGCTTCCACACGCCCGTCATTTTCTTCTGCTCCAACAACCAGTGGGCCATCTCCGAGCCCGTGGGCCTGCAGGCGCAGGTGCCCATTGCCAACCGCGCACCGGGCTTCGGCATCCCCTCGGTGCGGGTGGACGGCAATGACGTCCTCGCCGTGATGGCGGTGACCCGTGAAGCCTTGGACCGGGCCCGCAGCGGGGGAGGCCCGAGCTTCATCGAAGCAGTGACCTACCGCATGGGGCCGCACACCACCGCGGATGATCCCACCCGCTACCGCGACGCCGCCGAACTGGAGGAGTGGCGCGCCAAGGACCCGATCAGCCGGGTGGAAGCCCTGCTGCGCGCCGAGGGCCTGTTCACCGACGAGTTTGCCGAAGCCGTCACCGCCCGTGCCAATGCCGTTGCCGCGGAACTGCGTGCCTCCTGCATCGGCATGGAACCGCCGGCCGCGCTGGACGTTTTTGCCCACGTGTACGCCGAGCCGAACTCCTGGCTGGAGAACCAGCGCGACGAATACTCCCGGTACCTGGCCGTGTACGGCACCGAAGAGGACGAGCCACACCCGGTCCATGTGCACGGAACCGATCCCGTGGGCTCCGAAGAAGAGGGAAACACCCCATGA
- a CDS encoding Lrp/AsnC family transcriptional regulator, which produces MPLLDSTDTRLLLALAKDPRRTVVALAAVLGISRNTVQARLAQLEKKSVFLSFERRISPAALGYPLMAFVHVHVQQQQLAEITAQLAQVPEVVEAHGLTGTADILLRVVAADAEDLFRINKTILAIPGVERCDTNLAMGELIPFRVAPLLERENPGNGPADRAGS; this is translated from the coding sequence ATGCCTCTCCTGGACAGCACCGACACCCGGCTTCTGCTTGCCCTCGCGAAGGATCCGCGGCGCACCGTGGTGGCGCTGGCCGCTGTTCTGGGCATTTCGCGCAACACGGTGCAGGCCAGGCTCGCGCAGCTGGAAAAGAAGTCGGTGTTCCTGTCCTTCGAGCGCAGGATCAGCCCGGCGGCCCTGGGATATCCGCTGATGGCTTTTGTGCACGTCCACGTCCAGCAGCAGCAGCTGGCCGAGATTACCGCGCAGCTGGCACAGGTCCCCGAGGTGGTGGAGGCCCACGGGCTGACCGGCACCGCGGACATCCTGCTGCGCGTGGTCGCCGCCGACGCAGAGGACCTCTTCCGGATCAACAAGACCATCCTGGCAATCCCCGGCGTCGAACGCTGCGACACCAACCTGGCCATGGGTGAACTCATCCCCTTCCGGGTGGCGCCGCTGCTCGAGCGGGAGAATCCCGGAAACGGCCCCGCGGACCGCGCCGGAAGCTGA
- a CDS encoding cation acetate symporter: MNTLNIAAQTISADAVKETGWLNMLIFGLFVAVTLVVVLRASRNNKTAADYYAAGRSFTGPQNGTAIAGDYLSAASFLGIVGAIAINGYDGFLYSIGFLVAWLVALLLVAEMLRNTGKFTMADVLSFRLKQRPVRIAAAITTLAVCFFYLLAQMAGAGGLVSLLMGIDSKIGQSLVITVVGGLMIIYVLIGGMKGTTWVQIIKACLLIAGAAIMTVWVLALHDFNLSELLGAAVETSGNPELLNPGLQYGKSGTTRLDFVSLGMALVLGTAALPHVLMRFYTVPTAKEARRSVVWAIWLIGLFYLFTLVLGYGAAALIPAETIASAPGGVNSAAPLLAFALGGPVLLGLIAAVAFATILAVVAGLTITAAASFAHDIYANVIRKGKVDADGEVKVARRTVIVIGIVSILGGIGAQGQNVAFLVALAFAVAASANLPTILYSLYWRRFNTQGAIWSMYGGLGSAILLIILSPVFSGAETSMVSGIDISIFPLNNPGLVSIPLAFFLGWLGTVVGKDDESPQKQAEMEVRSLTGVGAEKAVDH; the protein is encoded by the coding sequence ATGAACACGCTGAACATTGCGGCCCAGACCATCAGTGCCGACGCCGTCAAGGAAACCGGCTGGCTGAACATGCTCATCTTCGGCCTGTTCGTGGCGGTGACCCTGGTGGTCGTTCTGCGGGCCAGCCGCAACAACAAAACCGCGGCTGACTACTACGCCGCAGGCCGGTCCTTCACCGGACCGCAGAACGGAACGGCCATCGCCGGCGACTACCTGTCGGCGGCATCCTTCCTGGGCATCGTCGGTGCCATCGCCATCAACGGCTACGACGGCTTCCTCTACTCCATCGGCTTCCTGGTGGCCTGGCTCGTGGCACTGCTGCTGGTGGCGGAAATGCTGCGCAACACCGGCAAGTTCACCATGGCCGATGTCCTCTCCTTCCGGCTCAAGCAGCGCCCGGTGCGGATCGCCGCGGCGATTACCACGCTGGCCGTTTGTTTCTTCTACCTGCTGGCCCAGATGGCCGGTGCCGGCGGACTGGTTTCCCTGCTGATGGGCATCGATTCCAAGATTGGCCAGTCACTGGTCATCACCGTCGTCGGCGGCCTGATGATCATCTACGTACTCATCGGCGGCATGAAGGGCACCACCTGGGTGCAGATCATCAAGGCCTGCCTGCTCATCGCCGGCGCGGCCATCATGACGGTCTGGGTCCTTGCCCTGCACGACTTCAACCTGTCGGAGCTGCTGGGTGCAGCCGTTGAAACGTCGGGCAACCCCGAGCTCCTGAATCCGGGCCTGCAGTACGGCAAGAGCGGCACCACCCGTCTGGACTTCGTGTCCCTGGGCATGGCGCTGGTGCTGGGCACCGCGGCACTGCCGCACGTGCTGATGCGCTTCTACACCGTGCCCACCGCCAAGGAAGCCCGCCGTTCCGTGGTCTGGGCCATTTGGCTGATCGGCCTGTTCTACCTCTTCACCCTGGTCCTGGGTTACGGCGCCGCTGCACTGATTCCGGCGGAAACGATCGCCTCAGCTCCGGGCGGCGTGAACTCCGCGGCTCCGCTGCTGGCCTTCGCCCTCGGCGGGCCGGTCCTGCTGGGACTGATCGCGGCCGTGGCATTCGCGACCATCCTGGCCGTGGTGGCCGGACTGACCATCACTGCCGCCGCATCGTTCGCCCATGACATCTACGCGAACGTGATCCGCAAGGGCAAGGTGGACGCCGACGGCGAGGTCAAGGTGGCCCGACGCACCGTCATCGTGATCGGTATCGTGTCCATCCTCGGCGGCATCGGCGCGCAGGGCCAGAACGTGGCGTTCCTGGTGGCACTGGCCTTCGCCGTTGCAGCCAGCGCCAACCTGCCCACCATCCTGTACTCGCTGTACTGGCGCCGCTTCAACACCCAGGGCGCCATCTGGAGCATGTACGGCGGCCTCGGTTCGGCCATCCTGCTGATCATCCTGTCCCCGGTCTTCTCCGGGGCCGAGACGTCCATGGTGTCCGGCATCGACATCTCCATCTTCCCGCTGAACAACCCGGGCCTGGTCTCCATCCCGCTGGCGTTCTTCCTGGGCTGGCTGGGAACCGTGGTCGGCAAGGACGACGAATCCCCGCAGAAGCAGGCGGAGATGGAAGTCCGTTCACTGACCGGCGTCGGCGCCGAGAAGGCAGTGGACCACTAG
- a CDS encoding DUF485 domain-containing protein, producing MAKNHPRGSGAHAAPVDFTEVQKSPELQELRKRQRSFIFPMAVVFLLWYFAYVLLADYAHDFMSTPVWGNINVGLILGLLQFVSTFGITMWYVSYANRRMDPIAAGLREKLEAKGVSRPEETK from the coding sequence ATGGCTAAAAATCATCCCCGAGGATCCGGCGCCCACGCCGCGCCGGTCGACTTCACGGAAGTCCAAAAATCACCCGAACTGCAGGAGCTGCGCAAGCGCCAGCGGAGCTTCATCTTTCCCATGGCAGTGGTCTTCCTGCTGTGGTACTTCGCCTACGTCCTGCTGGCGGATTATGCGCACGACTTCATGTCCACCCCGGTCTGGGGGAACATCAACGTCGGGTTGATCCTGGGCCTACTCCAGTTTGTCAGCACCTTCGGCATCACCATGTGGTATGTCAGCTACGCCAACCGCCGGATGGATCCCATCGCGGCAGGCCTGCGCGAAAAACTTGAGGCCAAGGGCGTCAGCCGTCCGGAGGAGACCAAATGA
- a CDS encoding sensor histidine kinase: MFSPAVDIAVVCAVAVLTVALVAALGHRLIRSQRDLGSDRERAVYSALHTASLASRHLRAGLTPSGAAKAGRHLRALLGCDTLVLADAAAVLAWEGSLPDTPEARARLLEASRTVLDSGRTKVFRGASLRSLGIDDGGRQLLVCPLQVNRQTVGTLAVFTPSVSAGLVRAANDVAAWVAAQVELAELDTSRTMLMEAEVRALRAQISPHFIYNSLNAIASYITTDPVRARELVVEFADFTRYTFRRSGNFTTVAEELQAIDRYLLLERARFGDRLKISLQIGPEVLGTVIPFLSLQPLVENSVRHGLEATDGEGHLTITASDAGAQAVITVEDNGSGMDPEYLRAVLAGHADGDHVGLRNVDVRLRQVYGDDFGLVIDTAPGAGTLITLRIPKSQPDHRL; encoded by the coding sequence ATGTTCAGCCCTGCCGTCGACATAGCCGTGGTCTGCGCCGTCGCGGTCCTCACCGTGGCCCTGGTGGCGGCCCTTGGCCACCGCCTGATCCGGTCACAGCGGGATCTGGGATCGGACCGGGAGCGGGCCGTGTACTCGGCCCTCCACACAGCCAGCCTTGCATCCCGCCACCTCCGCGCGGGTCTCACCCCCTCCGGCGCCGCCAAGGCGGGGCGCCACCTGCGCGCCCTGCTCGGCTGCGACACCCTGGTCCTGGCCGACGCCGCCGCCGTGCTCGCCTGGGAAGGTTCCCTGCCGGACACTCCCGAAGCACGCGCCCGGCTGCTCGAGGCATCCCGGACGGTGCTGGACAGCGGGCGGACCAAGGTTTTCCGTGGTGCCTCCCTGCGTTCGCTGGGGATCGACGACGGCGGCCGGCAGCTGCTGGTGTGCCCGCTGCAGGTGAACCGCCAGACGGTGGGCACGCTCGCCGTATTCACTCCCTCGGTCAGCGCCGGGCTGGTCCGTGCGGCCAATGACGTTGCCGCCTGGGTGGCCGCCCAAGTGGAACTGGCCGAGCTGGACACCTCCCGGACCATGCTGATGGAGGCCGAGGTCCGGGCCCTGCGGGCGCAGATCAGCCCGCACTTCATCTACAACTCGCTCAACGCGATTGCCTCCTACATCACCACCGATCCGGTGCGGGCACGGGAGCTGGTGGTCGAGTTCGCGGACTTCACCCGCTACACCTTCCGCCGCAGCGGCAACTTCACCACGGTGGCCGAGGAACTGCAGGCCATCGACCGGTACCTGCTGCTGGAGCGGGCGCGTTTCGGGGACCGCCTGAAGATCAGCCTGCAGATCGGCCCGGAAGTCCTGGGCACCGTGATTCCATTTCTTTCGCTGCAGCCGCTGGTGGAGAACTCGGTCCGGCACGGACTGGAGGCCACCGACGGCGAGGGCCACCTCACCATCACCGCCTCCGACGCCGGAGCGCAGGCGGTGATCACCGTCGAAGACAATGGCTCGGGCATGGACCCGGAATATCTGCGGGCCGTGCTGGCCGGCCATGCCGACGGTGACCACGTCGGCCTGCGGAACGTGGATGTCAGGCTGCGCCAGGTGTACGGCGATGACTTCGGCCTGGTCATTGACACGGCGCCGGGCGCCGGCACCCTCATCACCCTGCGCATACCCAAGTCGCAACCGGATCACCGCCTCTGA
- a CDS encoding LytTR family DNA-binding domain-containing protein: protein MSAPAKAPSRQISVLVVDDELPAVNELAFLLGRDSRVGDVHRASSGVQALNAIENNAVDAVFLDIHMPALSGLDIARVLSGRERPPAVVFVTADEEQALAAFDLAAVDYLLKPVRPERLAESVRRICDIAAEAAGDGDVVSVAQGGTTLLIRRDDIRYVQAQGDYARLHTAESSYLIRVPLADLEEQWAEAGFVRIHRSYLVSRTHIRQVRVSGGHASITVGSAELPVSRRHLPGVRSTLSASRVRPRA from the coding sequence ATGTCCGCACCAGCTAAAGCGCCTTCCCGGCAGATCTCAGTGCTTGTTGTCGACGACGAGCTGCCGGCGGTTAACGAACTGGCGTTCCTGCTGGGCCGGGACTCCCGGGTAGGGGACGTGCACCGCGCCTCCAGCGGCGTGCAGGCACTGAACGCCATCGAAAACAACGCGGTGGACGCGGTGTTCCTGGACATCCACATGCCGGCACTGTCCGGCCTGGACATAGCCCGCGTCCTGTCCGGGAGGGAGCGTCCGCCCGCCGTGGTGTTCGTGACCGCCGACGAAGAACAGGCGCTGGCGGCGTTCGACCTCGCCGCCGTGGACTATCTGCTCAAGCCCGTCCGTCCGGAGCGGCTGGCCGAATCGGTCCGGCGCATCTGCGACATCGCCGCCGAAGCGGCCGGTGACGGCGACGTCGTCAGCGTGGCCCAGGGCGGGACCACCCTGCTGATCCGCCGCGACGATATCCGCTATGTGCAGGCCCAGGGCGACTACGCCCGGCTGCACACCGCCGAGTCCTCCTACCTGATCCGGGTTCCGCTTGCGGACCTGGAGGAGCAGTGGGCGGAGGCCGGTTTTGTCCGTATCCACCGCTCATACCTGGTGTCCCGCACGCACATCCGGCAGGTTCGGGTGTCCGGAGGCCACGCCAGCATCACTGTGGGCTCGGCGGAGCTGCCGGTGAGCCGGCGGCACCTGCCCGGGGTCCGGAGCACGCTCTCCGCCAGCCGGGTCCGGCCCCGCGCATGA
- a CDS encoding cation acetate symporter — protein sequence MNPVTGYAALAAVTAATLLIGVYGLRISRTTGDFYVASRTVRPWWNASAIGGEYLSAASFLGVAGLILVSGVDALWFPIGYTAGYLMLLLFVAAPLRRSGAYTIPDFAQARLGSLAARRITSLLVIAVGWLYIVPQLHGAALTIRITTGLPGWVGSVAVVVVVCLSVVTGGMRSITFVQAFQYWLKLVAIAVPVLFVLFRLSSDGLPWTDGGAVFAAALNPETNASLYRNISLSIALLCGTLGLPHVLVRFYTNPDGPSARRTTLIVLGLLSLFYIFPIIYGVLGRIYTPELAAGGADSTVLLLPGRVFDGALGDLLSALVTAGAFAAFLSTTSGLVVSLAGVVSQQFFRGSVGGFRLSAVLAAVVPLGLALLTSSQALAGSVGMVFAFTASTLCPLLVLGIWWRGLTSPGAVSGMLTGAMLCGGAMVAGGALATMGRSVPVWLEQPAAWTVPAAFAVTVAVSKLRPDLAPAGAAKILARLHTPERRRTN from the coding sequence ATGAACCCGGTGACCGGTTACGCCGCCCTGGCCGCGGTCACCGCAGCAACGCTGCTCATCGGCGTCTACGGTCTGCGTATTTCCCGCACCACCGGGGACTTTTACGTGGCGTCCCGGACCGTGCGTCCGTGGTGGAATGCCTCGGCCATCGGCGGCGAATACCTGTCCGCAGCCAGCTTCCTGGGTGTTGCCGGACTGATCCTGGTGTCCGGCGTGGACGCGCTCTGGTTTCCCATCGGCTACACGGCCGGCTATCTCATGCTGCTGCTCTTTGTCGCGGCACCGCTGCGCCGGTCAGGCGCCTACACCATTCCAGACTTTGCGCAGGCCCGGCTGGGATCGCTGGCCGCCCGGCGGATCACCAGCCTGCTGGTGATCGCCGTCGGCTGGCTGTACATCGTTCCGCAGCTGCACGGGGCGGCGCTGACCATCCGCATCACCACCGGGCTCCCGGGCTGGGTGGGGTCGGTGGCCGTGGTGGTGGTGGTGTGCCTGAGCGTGGTCACGGGTGGCATGAGGTCCATTACGTTCGTGCAGGCCTTCCAGTACTGGCTGAAGCTGGTGGCCATTGCCGTGCCGGTGCTTTTTGTCCTCTTTCGGCTGTCCTCCGACGGCCTGCCGTGGACCGACGGCGGCGCCGTTTTTGCGGCCGCCCTGAATCCGGAGACCAACGCCTCGCTGTACCGGAACATCTCGCTGAGCATTGCGCTGCTGTGCGGAACCCTCGGCCTGCCGCACGTACTGGTGCGCTTCTACACAAACCCGGATGGGCCGTCGGCGCGGCGAACCACCCTGATCGTGCTGGGGCTGCTGTCGCTGTTCTACATCTTTCCGATCATCTACGGCGTCCTGGGCCGGATCTACACGCCTGAACTGGCCGCGGGAGGCGCGGATTCAACGGTGCTGCTGCTTCCCGGCCGGGTCTTTGACGGAGCGCTGGGCGACCTGCTCTCAGCCCTGGTGACGGCCGGGGCGTTCGCAGCATTCCTGTCTACGACCAGCGGGCTGGTGGTTTCCCTCGCCGGGGTGGTCAGCCAGCAGTTCTTCCGCGGCAGTGTGGGCGGGTTCCGGCTATCGGCCGTCCTGGCCGCCGTCGTGCCCCTGGGCCTGGCGCTGCTGACCAGCTCCCAGGCGCTGGCCGGCAGCGTGGGCATGGTGTTCGCGTTCACCGCGTCCACTCTGTGCCCGCTGCTGGTGCTCGGCATCTGGTGGCGCGGTCTCACCTCCCCCGGCGCGGTTTCCGGCATGCTCACGGGGGCGATGCTGTGCGGCGGCGCCATGGTGGCCGGCGGCGCGCTGGCCACCATGGGAAGAAGTGTTCCGGTATGGCTGGAACAGCCGGCCGCATGGACCGTTCCCGCGGCGTTCGCTGTCACGGTTGCCGTATCCAAGCTGCGGCCGGACCTGGCTCCGGCCGGTGCGGCTAAAATCCTGGCCCGGCTCCATACCCCGGAACGACGGCGAACCAACTAG
- a CDS encoding DivIVA domain-containing protein, which translates to MDEARQASAPFERVGRREYGYNTRQVDEFLAKARSYYNAESPSAKAITSRSVRSMAFDPAKAGYEPQAVDAALDRLEDVFAQRERDQLIQDKGEEAWLLQIGRTSAVLRARLHRKPGERFRRPSKRKVPSYNVEDVDALCNELLGYFENDKPLSVDVVRRAVFREAKGADGYEETQVDAFLDRVVELMASID; encoded by the coding sequence ATGGACGAAGCGCGGCAGGCCAGCGCCCCTTTCGAGCGTGTGGGGCGTCGGGAATACGGCTACAACACGCGCCAGGTTGATGAGTTCCTGGCCAAGGCTCGGAGCTACTACAACGCCGAAAGCCCGTCCGCGAAGGCCATCACCAGCCGCAGCGTCCGGTCCATGGCGTTCGATCCGGCAAAGGCCGGGTATGAGCCTCAAGCCGTGGACGCCGCACTGGACCGGCTTGAAGATGTGTTTGCACAGCGTGAACGGGATCAGCTGATCCAGGACAAGGGCGAAGAAGCTTGGCTGCTGCAGATCGGCCGCACCTCGGCCGTTCTGCGCGCACGGTTGCACCGCAAGCCCGGAGAACGGTTCCGCAGGCCCAGCAAGCGCAAGGTGCCCAGCTACAACGTTGAGGACGTGGACGCGCTGTGCAACGAGCTGCTGGGCTACTTCGAAAACGACAAGCCGCTGAGCGTGGATGTTGTCCGCCGGGCGGTCTTCCGCGAAGCCAAGGGCGCCGACGGATATGAAGAAACCCAGGTGGATGCCTTCCTGGACCGCGTGGTCGAGCTTATGGCCTCTATCGACTAG
- a CDS encoding phosphatidate cytidylyltransferase yields the protein MIRAGKAPKQPKQPKQPKAAKQPKAPAKPSKAGRNLPAATAVGVILLGGLLAGLLFFPFAIVAIATVFAAVGVWEVSRALEVRGIKVPLVPVLVGTVALPFAAYFGGSETLAFALVATVVAILLWRAIDTAEDAVRSIFAGIFVVLWVPFLLSFALLLLGEPNGSIGVAVLLLLVVANDTFGYLVGAIFGKHPMAPKISPKKSWEGFAGSAAGATVVGIVAALFFLDQPWWFGLVLAVATVAAATAGDFSESMIKRELGVKDMSNLLPGHGGIMDRLDSVVFASPVVFTLSVLLAGA from the coding sequence GTGATCCGTGCCGGCAAGGCGCCCAAGCAGCCCAAGCAACCCAAGCAACCCAAGGCAGCCAAGCAGCCCAAGGCTCCGGCCAAGCCGTCAAAGGCGGGGCGGAATCTTCCCGCGGCCACCGCCGTCGGCGTGATCCTGCTGGGTGGCCTGCTTGCGGGACTGCTGTTCTTCCCCTTTGCCATCGTGGCCATCGCCACGGTGTTTGCCGCTGTTGGCGTGTGGGAAGTCAGCCGTGCCCTGGAAGTGCGCGGCATCAAGGTTCCCCTGGTGCCGGTTCTTGTCGGCACCGTTGCCCTGCCCTTTGCCGCGTACTTTGGCGGCAGCGAAACGCTGGCGTTTGCCCTTGTGGCAACGGTGGTGGCCATTCTGCTGTGGCGGGCCATCGACACTGCCGAGGACGCGGTCCGTAGCATCTTTGCCGGTATTTTTGTGGTGCTGTGGGTTCCCTTCCTGTTGAGCTTCGCGCTGCTGCTGCTGGGTGAACCCAACGGAAGCATCGGCGTTGCGGTGCTGCTGCTGCTGGTGGTGGCCAATGACACCTTCGGATACCTGGTGGGTGCCATCTTCGGGAAACATCCCATGGCACCCAAGATCAGCCCGAAAAAGTCCTGGGAGGGGTTCGCCGGTTCGGCGGCCGGCGCCACCGTGGTGGGCATCGTGGCGGCGCTCTTCTTCCTGGACCAGCCGTGGTGGTTTGGCCTTGTGCTTGCGGTTGCCACGGTTGCCGCAGCAACAGCCGGCGATTTCTCGGAGTCCATGATCAAACGGGAGCTGGGCGTGAAGGACATGTCCAATCTGCTGCCGGGCCACGGCGGCATCATGGACCGGCTGGACTCAGTGGTCTTTGCGTCGCCGGTGGTGTTCACGCTTTCCGTCCTGCTGGCGGGGGCCTAG
- the frr gene encoding ribosome recycling factor has protein sequence MIEETLAEATDKMDKAVEVAKEDFATIRTGRATPALFSKVLVDYYGSPTQLQQLASFGTPDARTLLITPYDVSALRAIERALSDSEVGANPSNDGKVIRVIMPELTQDRRKEYVKIVKTKGEDAKISVRNIRRKAKDALDRLVKDGEIGEDDGARAEKDLDAQTKAHTDAIDDLLKRKEAELLEV, from the coding sequence ATGATCGAAGAAACCCTGGCCGAGGCCACCGACAAAATGGACAAGGCGGTGGAAGTAGCCAAAGAGGACTTCGCCACCATCCGCACCGGCCGTGCCACCCCGGCCCTCTTCTCCAAAGTCCTCGTGGACTACTACGGCTCTCCCACGCAGCTTCAGCAGCTGGCTTCCTTTGGAACCCCGGACGCACGCACTCTGCTGATCACGCCCTACGACGTTTCGGCCCTGCGGGCTATTGAGCGTGCCCTGAGCGACTCCGAGGTTGGTGCGAACCCTTCGAATGACGGCAAGGTTATCCGCGTCATCATGCCCGAACTGACGCAGGACCGCCGCAAGGAATACGTCAAGATCGTCAAGACTAAGGGCGAGGATGCCAAGATCTCGGTCCGCAACATCCGCCGCAAGGCCAAGGATGCGCTGGACCGGCTGGTCAAGGACGGCGAGATCGGCGAAGACGACGGAGCCCGGGCCGAAAAGGACCTGGACGCGCAGACCAAGGCTCACACTGACGCCATTGACGATCTGCTCAAGCGCAAGGAAGCCGAGCTGCTCGAGGTCTGA
- the pyrH gene encoding UMP kinase, whose product MAHVLKESDLARRRVLLKLSGEVFGGGKLGVDPDTVRAVAKQIAATVGEVEVAIVVGGGNFFRGAELSQSGMDRSRADYMGMLGTVMNCLALQDFLEQAGVETRVQSAITMGQVAEAYIPRRAIRHLEKGRVVIFGAGAGLPYFSTDTVAAQRALEVHADEVLMAKSGVDGVYTADPNKDSSAVRLETLTYDDALRQDIRVMDQTAMTMCKDNDLNMVVFGMEGEGNVTRAIRGEKIGTIVSN is encoded by the coding sequence ATGGCCCACGTCCTGAAAGAATCCGATCTGGCGCGTCGACGCGTACTGCTCAAGCTCTCCGGTGAAGTCTTCGGCGGCGGGAAGCTCGGAGTGGACCCGGACACGGTGCGCGCAGTGGCCAAGCAGATTGCTGCGACCGTTGGCGAGGTGGAGGTTGCCATTGTGGTGGGCGGCGGAAACTTCTTCCGCGGTGCCGAGCTTTCCCAGAGCGGCATGGACCGCTCCCGGGCGGACTACATGGGCATGCTCGGCACGGTCATGAACTGCCTTGCGCTGCAGGACTTCCTGGAACAGGCGGGCGTTGAGACCCGCGTCCAGAGCGCCATCACCATGGGCCAGGTGGCCGAGGCCTACATTCCCCGGCGCGCCATCCGCCACTTGGAAAAGGGCCGCGTGGTCATCTTCGGCGCCGGCGCCGGCCTGCCGTACTTCTCCACCGACACCGTGGCTGCCCAGCGCGCCCTCGAGGTCCACGCCGACGAGGTGCTGATGGCGAAGAGCGGAGTTGACGGTGTCTACACCGCCGACCCCAACAAGGACTCCAGCGCCGTGCGCCTGGAAACCCTCACGTACGACGACGCCCTGCGCCAGGACATCCGCGTCATGGACCAGACGGCCATGACCATGTGCAAGGACAATGACCTGAACATGGTGGTCTTCGGCATGGAAGGCGAAGGAAACGTCACCCGCGCCATCCGCGGCGAGAAGATCGGCACCATCGTCTCGAACTAG